A DNA window from Calditrichota bacterium contains the following coding sequences:
- a CDS encoding SDR family oxidoreductase, whose protein sequence is MELEEFKNSFDFTGRTVVITGGAGVLGGEIACALNRCNANIVIIDRNLELAKKLLHRLDTSCGQAMVVHGDVLKKETLEEAAQQVTERFGGIDALINAAGGNHPDATTSAERTFFDLPESGLDFVVDLNLKGTIITCQAFGKFMAEQKQGVILNISSMNAFRPLTRIPAYSAAKAGVSNFTQWLAVYMAQEFSPEIRVNAIAPGFFLTEQNRYLLIDEKGGNLTERGKKIIEHTPMGRFGEPGDLIGAALWLLSSAAAFVTGVVIPIDGGFSAYSGI, encoded by the coding sequence ATGGAGTTAGAAGAATTTAAAAATAGTTTTGATTTTACTGGAAGGACCGTGGTCATTACCGGCGGTGCAGGCGTCCTGGGCGGAGAGATCGCCTGCGCGCTCAATCGCTGCAATGCAAATATTGTCATCATTGACAGAAATCTGGAGTTGGCAAAAAAATTATTGCATCGCCTTGATACTTCTTGTGGTCAGGCAATGGTTGTTCACGGAGATGTGTTAAAAAAAGAAACTCTTGAAGAAGCGGCGCAGCAGGTTACAGAACGGTTTGGCGGAATCGATGCGCTGATCAACGCTGCCGGTGGCAATCATCCCGATGCGACTACTTCTGCGGAACGCACATTTTTTGATTTACCCGAAAGCGGATTGGATTTTGTTGTTGACTTGAATTTGAAAGGGACGATTATTACCTGTCAGGCCTTCGGGAAATTTATGGCGGAACAGAAGCAGGGAGTGATTCTCAATATTTCTTCGATGAATGCATTCCGCCCACTGACGCGCATTCCGGCGTATTCCGCAGCCAAGGCCGGAGTGAGCAATTTCACCCAGTGGCTGGCAGTGTACATGGCGCAGGAATTTTCCCCGGAAATCCGTGTCAACGCCATTGCGCCGGGATTTTTCCTGACGGAGCAAAATCGTTATTTGCTCATCGATGAAAAAGGGGGGAATTTGACAGAGCGCGGTAAGAAAATCATCGAGCATACGCCAATGGGCAGATTTGGAGAACCCGGAGACTTGATAGGTGCTGCATTGTGGTTGTTGTCTTCAGCCGCAGCTTTTGTGACGGGAGTGGTGATACCGATTGATGGCGGATTTTCGGCTTACAGCGGAATTTGA